The genomic DNA ACTACAGGCACAGCCTCACAGGAAACGGAAAGAACGTAAACCCAATGCCAATTAATCCACTACCATTCATTCCTATTAGAACCATTAGTTTGTCCCAAAAAACCACACCATACCTACCGGTTACTGAACACTCCAGTTTTGGTGATTGGAGATAATAAGAGCAGAGAGGCACACCAATAATACAGATTTGTTTCCCTACCTTCTCTCTCACTTCTCTCATTTGAGCCAACCTAACGTCTATCGAAACAATTCAGTCCTAGTAAACCCACAAATGGTGACAACTGACAAATTGAAAGACTACACATTTGCTCATCAGAGGGGGAAGAAAAGCTTTATATTCCGTGCAGTGATCGACAGTTTGGCACGGAGAATCATTGATTTAGATGCCAGATAATGCAGTCAGCAATGAAGATAAATATAGCATAAAGCAAATCGTCCATTGTCGCCATATTCTATTAGTCAACGTAGCTAAGAGTTTTATTGTCCTTGAAACAGAAATTAATCAAATGCTGGAGTTGAAGCCCTAGCCACAAGCCCTAGCCACACTAGTAACCCAAGGCACAATGGCACAATAGGGGAGATCAAATCCAAGATATTGATGAGTTCACAGTTCATCCCAAGGTTTACACCCACCCACTCGCTGCTAATTAATCCTAACACAGTTTTTGTGATTGGAGATAATAAGAGCAGAGAGGCACGCCAATACAGATTTGTTTCCCTTGCTTCTCTCTCACTTCTCTCATTTCGTCAATTAAAACTGGCCACCAACAGCCCACCAATCACATTTGCCAACACCCCAGTCCCCACCGCCATCCCAAACTTGCTCTTCTTCTTTGCCGCCGGTTGCTGCGCTGGCTCCGGGTTCCCATATCCCGGTTGCGGCGCGTACCCATACCCGTACCCAGGCGGTGGATAGCCCCCATAAGGAGGCGGTGGCGGGTACACGTAGCCCGGAGGCGGCGGCGGGTACACGTAGCCCGGAGTCCGCGGCAGGTACACGTAGCCCGGAGGCGGCTGCGGGTACACATAGCTCTGAGTCGGTGGCGGGTACACGTAGCCCGGAGTCGGCGGCGGGTACACGTAGCCTGGAGTCGGCGGCGGGTACACGTGGCcaggaggcggcggcggcgggtACTCGTGGCCAGGAGTCGGCGGCGGGTACACGTGGCCCGGAGGCGGTGGCGGATATGCCCCAGTATTGtagggcggcggcggcggcggtgggTATCCATAGCTCGGCCCCGCCTTAGCAGCTACCGATGAATCCCCCACCGCAGTACCCGGATAGGCTGTCGACGGTACATCATACTTAGCGGCCGCCGATCCGGCGAATTTCTCGC from Diospyros lotus cultivar Yz01 chromosome 4, ASM1463336v1, whole genome shotgun sequence includes the following:
- the LOC127800612 gene encoding protein SRC2-like, with the translated sequence MEYRTLEINVMSAKDLKQGNLFTEMSVYVVVSISGDPATRQNTAVDRDGNTNPTWNFPMMFTFDESALQQNRLTLVFNLLCDKDVVEVHVPVKELADSIDTGKLQFFTYPVVKPSAKLKGKLSFSYKWGEKFAGSAAAKYDVPSTAYPGTAVGDSSVAAKAGPSYGYPPPPPPPYNTGAYPPPPPGHVYPPPTPGHEYPPPPPPGHVYPPPTPGYVYPPPTPGYVYPPPTQSYVYPQPPPGYVYLPRTPGYVYPPPPPGYVYPPPPPYGGYPPPGYGYGYAPQPGYGNPEPAQQPAAKKKSKFGMAVGTGVLANVIGGLLVASFN